A section of the Coleofasciculus sp. FACHB-T130 genome encodes:
- a CDS encoding CGLD27 family protein encodes MMETPVSVCPVPAEQQPLNEYQELKDSWSFRWVTLELGGYIKKLAWIWGLGWFVAGPMAAASFAPGKYPSKFILMGAAGASLGVVLALVRLYLGWSYVRSRLENQQVFYEESGWYDGQCWTKPEEILTRDRLIVTYQVQPILQRLQRTFVLLALFFFAGSLTWYFL; translated from the coding sequence ATGATGGAAACTCCAGTTTCAGTTTGCCCAGTTCCCGCCGAACAACAACCGCTCAATGAGTACCAGGAGTTGAAGGATTCTTGGTCTTTTCGCTGGGTGACGCTGGAACTGGGAGGATACATCAAAAAGCTGGCTTGGATTTGGGGTCTCGGCTGGTTCGTCGCAGGTCCAATGGCAGCGGCAAGCTTTGCGCCAGGAAAGTATCCGAGCAAGTTTATCCTCATGGGTGCAGCAGGAGCGAGCTTGGGAGTGGTGTTGGCACTGGTGCGACTGTACTTGGGTTGGTCTTACGTGCGATCGCGCCTAGAGAATCAACAAGTGTTTTATGAAGAATCCGGTTGGTATGACGGTCAGTGCTGGACAAAGCCAGAAGAAATTTTGACACGCGATCGCTTGATCGTCACTTACCAAGTTCAACCAATCCTTCAGCGGTTACAGCGAACCTTTGTCTTGCTTGCCTTATTTTTCTTTGCAGGTAGTCTAACTTGGTATTTTCTGTAA
- a CDS encoding asparaginase encodes MTRGKRNQSAELEVRLLREGIIESTHRAQAVVCDNRGRVLSVAGSSETAAFVRSALKPFQALAITTTGTLERYKLTDRDLAIICSSHQGTTAQVRQAFNVLWRSDVDPSALQCPIPEGKRSPLEYNCSGKHAGMLAVCQARHWPLNTYLQRNHPVQQLILGKVAELLRMPAVEFISAHDDCGAPTYFMQLGQMGTLYGQLASGNNLDMERIVRAMTHHPNMVAGEGLFDTELMRLTEGEIISKGGAEGIQCIGRVGEGMGLAIKVADGAGRAKCAVAIHLLKQMGWISPTVAETLSETFMSLSKFKRLDVVGELSML; translated from the coding sequence ATGACAAGGGGAAAAAGAAATCAATCCGCAGAACTGGAAGTTCGGTTGCTGCGAGAAGGCATTATTGAATCAACGCATCGCGCCCAAGCAGTCGTCTGTGACAACCGAGGGCGCGTCCTATCCGTGGCAGGCAGTTCGGAAACCGCTGCTTTTGTTCGTTCCGCCCTCAAGCCATTCCAGGCGTTGGCAATTACGACTACCGGCACCCTAGAACGCTACAAGCTAACGGATCGAGACTTAGCCATTATCTGTAGCTCCCACCAAGGTACGACTGCCCAAGTCCGACAGGCTTTTAACGTTCTTTGGCGCTCGGATGTTGACCCATCAGCACTTCAGTGTCCAATTCCAGAAGGTAAACGGAGTCCGCTGGAGTATAACTGTTCCGGGAAACACGCTGGAATGCTTGCCGTTTGCCAAGCAAGGCATTGGCCTCTGAATACCTATTTGCAGCGCAACCACCCCGTTCAGCAGCTAATTTTAGGCAAAGTTGCCGAATTGCTGCGAATGCCCGCTGTAGAGTTCATCAGTGCCCACGATGATTGTGGCGCTCCGACTTACTTCATGCAGCTGGGGCAAATGGGTACCTTGTACGGTCAGCTTGCCTCTGGGAATAATTTGGATATGGAGCGCATCGTCCGTGCCATGACCCATCACCCAAATATGGTGGCAGGAGAAGGTTTATTTGATACAGAACTCATGCGTCTGACCGAAGGTGAAATCATCAGCAAAGGGGGTGCTGAAGGGATTCAGTGCATCGGTCGCGTTGGCGAAGGGATGGGACTAGCAATTAAGGTGGCAGATGGAGCAGGACGGGCAAAGTGTGCCGTTGCCATTCATTTACTTAAGCAAATGGGTTGGATTAGTCCCACGGTGGCGGAAACCCTATCGGAAACCTTTATGAGCTTGAGCAAATTCAAGCGCCTAGATGTCGTTGGAGAACTTTCGATGTTGTAG